In Kushneria marisflavi, the following are encoded in one genomic region:
- a CDS encoding restriction endonuclease yields the protein MPIPDFHALMYPLLQLADHGEPLRLRDSYAPLADAFELSPQERHQLSPSGQQYLFNNRVTWAASYLRKAGLLESSGRGLITITAQGYITLREVRYIDMAYLMGFESFREFRRRTGSSSPRPRSLEMSESLEDVPDALTPLESMEVSWRAIRADLELDLIERMQQIHPARFEQLVIDVLMTMGYGCGESAGQNVGQSGDGGIDGIINEDPLGLETIYLQAKRWVNPVGRPDIQKFSGALAGRRARKGVFITTSQFTREAQEYVTGLETRIILIDGPQLARLMIDHNVGVSTVDRFEIKRLDSDYFLEE from the coding sequence ATGCCGATTCCCGATTTTCACGCCCTGATGTACCCATTGTTGCAGCTTGCCGATCACGGCGAGCCGCTGCGCCTGCGCGACAGCTACGCCCCGCTTGCCGATGCCTTTGAACTGAGCCCGCAGGAACGCCACCAGCTCAGCCCCAGCGGACAGCAGTATCTGTTCAATAACCGTGTCACCTGGGCGGCCAGCTATCTGCGCAAGGCAGGCCTGCTGGAATCGAGTGGGCGCGGACTGATCACGATCACGGCACAGGGCTACATCACGCTGCGGGAAGTGCGCTACATCGACATGGCCTATCTGATGGGCTTTGAGTCGTTCAGGGAGTTTCGCCGGCGTACCGGCAGCAGCTCGCCCCGCCCTCGCAGTCTGGAGATGTCGGAGTCCCTTGAGGATGTCCCGGACGCGCTGACGCCGCTGGAGAGCATGGAAGTCTCGTGGCGCGCCATTCGTGCCGATCTTGAACTCGATCTCATCGAGCGAATGCAGCAGATTCACCCGGCGCGCTTTGAGCAGCTGGTCATCGATGTGCTGATGACCATGGGCTACGGCTGTGGGGAATCGGCCGGCCAGAACGTCGGCCAGAGCGGCGACGGCGGCATTGACGGGATCATCAACGAGGATCCGCTGGGCCTTGAGACGATCTATCTACAGGCCAAGCGCTGGGTCAATCCGGTAGGCCGGCCGGACATTCAGAAATTTTCCGGCGCACTGGCGGGCAGGCGGGCTCGCAAGGGCGTGTTTATTACCACATCACAATTCACGCGTGAGGCACAGGAATACGTGACCGGGCTCGAAACCCGCATCATCCTGATCGACGGCCCGCAGCTGGCGCGGCTGATGATCGATCACAACGTCGGCGTTTCCACCGTCGACCGTTTCGAAATCAAGCGGCTGGACAGCGATTATTTTCTGGAAGAGTAA